In a single window of the uncultured Dysgonomonas sp. genome:
- a CDS encoding GntR family transcriptional regulator, which produces MKKKIAKYLEISKDIISEIESGYLQPGDKILSENELIKKYKISNTTARKILLEIELKGYVLRLKGKGTFVVNRSEDMHLTRILGSFDTMKDSFSNNLIKEGLTPRNLMMEKVILENGISTNVNGRNYSIEGPVLKLHRLRYANDILMKDETKYVSMTICKKIHLQDLDKSSLFQLYEDKYNLQIENVQRTIGTTVQYPDTLNNFFENEIPLAMFILNGICTVGKGKIVEIEYSLYRGDKYRFAINTKPELLLS; this is translated from the coding sequence ATGAAAAAAAAAATAGCGAAATATCTTGAGATTAGTAAAGATATAATATCTGAAATAGAATCCGGATATCTACAACCGGGAGACAAGATTCTGTCTGAAAATGAATTAATTAAAAAATATAAAATAAGCAATACTACTGCACGAAAAATACTATTGGAAATCGAATTAAAAGGTTACGTATTACGGCTCAAAGGCAAAGGAACCTTTGTTGTCAATCGGTCTGAAGATATGCACTTAACGCGTATACTTGGATCGTTTGACACAATGAAAGATAGTTTCAGTAATAATTTGATAAAAGAAGGCCTAACTCCCCGGAATTTAATGATGGAGAAAGTTATTCTTGAAAATGGTATTTCTACAAACGTCAATGGTCGTAACTATTCAATAGAAGGGCCAGTTCTTAAATTACATCGGCTAAGATATGCTAATGATATATTAATGAAAGATGAGACAAAATATGTTTCAATGACCATATGTAAAAAAATACATTTACAAGATCTTGATAAATCCTCTTTATTTCAACTTTATGAAGACAAATACAATCTGCAGATAGAAAATGTTCAACGGACGATAGGGACAACAGTCCAATATCCAGATACCCTGAATAACTTTTTCGAAAATGAAATACCGTTAGCTATGTTTATCTTAAATGGAATATGTACTGTTGGAAAAGGTAAAATAGTAGAAATAGAATATTCCCTTTACAGAGGAGACAAATATCGGTTCGCGATCAATACCAAACCTGAATTATTATTATCTTAA